A genomic window from Flavobacterium phycosphaerae includes:
- a CDS encoding GIY-YIG nuclease family protein has protein sequence MFNTQEGFHSYYVYIITNKYRSTFYIGMTNNLKERLKQHKENIELGNKTFASKYNLEFLVYYEKFTWVQEAIGREKELKKWRREKKLNLIREFNPTFEFLNHHFAKPA, from the coding sequence ATGTTCAATACTCAAGAAGGGTTTCATTCTTATTATGTTTACATCATCACCAATAAATATCGGTCTACGTTCTATATTGGAATGACAAATAATTTGAAAGAAAGATTGAAACAACATAAAGAAAATATTGAACTGGGGAATAAGACCTTTGCTTCAAAATATAATTTGGAGTTTTTGGTGTATTATGAAAAATTCACATGGGTTCAAGAAGCCATTGGCAGAGAGAAAGAATTGAAAAAATGGAGAAGGGAGAAGAAATTAAATTTGATTAGGGAGTTTAATCCAACGTTTGAATTTTTAAATCATCACTTTGCCAAGCCGGCCTAA